In one window of Nicotiana tabacum cultivar K326 chromosome 12, ASM71507v2, whole genome shotgun sequence DNA:
- the LOC142166929 gene encoding DExH-box ATP-dependent RNA helicase DExH12-like, whose protein sequence is MGHLEAQAVYEYGANSPESLYGKIDPKTFGDRAYKGRPDKAARKREPLLVSDWHRQSKKRRLLESVLTSTEEEGVYQPKTKQARAAYEAMLSLIQQQLGGQPLNIVTAAADEILAVLKNDYFTNSDKKKDLIDNLLNSVSNEVFDQLVSIGRLITDYQGDGDGDGYAPLDDDVGVAVQFEENEEEEEESDLDDEEDEDNDVLDADCSGAMPIIADYEMREADEGMSLNVQDVDAYWLQRKISQAYEHQIDPQQSQKLAEEVLKTLAEGDDREVETKLLLHLQFDKFSLIKYLLRNRLKVVWCTRLARAEDQSKRKEIEQEMLRLGPDHAAVLEQLYATRATAKERQLNLEKNIREEARHLKDGDRDNDNAWLMGQRRLLDLDSLAFHHGRMSMENTKCELPVGSYRNHRKGYEEVHVPALKPKPLAPGEELVKISSIPVWAQPAFSGMTQLNRVQSKVYEAALFSPENILLCAPTGAGKTNVAMLTILQQIALNHNLDGSFNHTNYKIVYVAPIKALVSEVVGNLSKRLEHYGVKVKELSGDQTLTRQQIEETQIIVTTPEKWDIITRKSGDRTYMQLVKLVIIDEIHLLHDNRGPVLESIIARTIRQIEITKEHIRLVGLSATLPNYQDVALFLRVDLNKGLFHFDNSYRPVPLAQQYIGITVKKPLQRFQLMNDICYEKVINVAGKHQVLIFVHSRKETTKTARAIRHAALGNDTLTKFLKEDGLTREILQSQTELIKSNDLKDLLPYGFAIHHAGLVRTDRQLVEELFADGHVQVLVSTATLAWGVNLPAHTVIIKGTKIYNPEKGAWTELSPLDVMQMLGRAGRPQYDTYGEGIIITGHSELKYYLSLMNEQLPIESQFISKLADQLNAEIVLGTVQNVKEACKWLLYTYLYVRMVQNPTLYGLAADALETDYALEGRRADLVYSAATLLDKSNLVKYDKRSGYFQMTDLGRIASYYYITHGTISTYNEQLKPITGDIELCRLFSLSEEFKYVKVRQDEKIELAKLLDRVPIPIKESLEEPSAKINVLLQAYISRLKLEGLSLSSDMVYISQSAARLMRALFEIVLKRGWAKLAEKALKLCKMISKRMWSVQTPLRQFHSISNEILMKLEKKDLAWERYYDLSSQELGELIRFPKKGRTLHKCIHQFPKLNLAAHVQPITRSVLRVELTITPDFQWEDVVHGFVEPFWVIVEDNDGEYILHHECFMLKKQYIDEDHTLNFTVPIYEPLPLQYFIRVVSDRWLGSETVLPVSFLHLTLPEKYLPPTELLDLQPLPVTALRHPAYEALYQDFKHFNPVQTQVFTILYNSNDNVLVAAPTGSGKTICAEFAILRNHQKGPDNISRTVYIAPLEALAKERFSDWKKKFGDSLGIRVVKLTGETAKDLKLLEKGQLIISTPEKWDALSRRWKQRKHVQQVGLFIIDELHLIGGQGGPILEVIVSRMRYISSQVENKIRIVALSTSLANAKDLGEWIGATSHGLFNFPSGVRPVPLDIHIQGVDIANFEARMQAMTKHTYTAIVQHARKGKPAIVYVPTRKHARLTAVDLMSYSSMDREDTPMFLLRSAEELEPFVERINEPMLKETLKYGVGYLHDGLSGSDQEIVKTLFETGWIQVCVMDSTMCWGVPLSAHLVVVTGTQYYDGRENMHTDYPVTDLLKMMGHASRPLVDSCGKCVILCHAPRKDYYKKFLYDAFPVESHLQHYLHDNLIAEVIVGVIQNKQDAVDYLTWTFMYRRLTQNPNYYNLQGVSHRHLSDHLSELVENAISDLEASKCVAVEDDFLLSPLNLGMIASYYYISYTTIERFSSSLTSKTKLKGLLEILASASEYKRLPIRPGEEELTRRLINHQRFSFRNPKYTDHHTKANALLQAHFSRQVLGGNLASDQQQVLLSAIRLLQAMVDVISRNKWLSLALLAMEVSQMVTQGTWAHDSILLQVPHFTNELAKKCQENPGKSIETVFDLVEMEDDERLELLQMSDLQLMDVARFCNRFPNIDLTYDVLNRDNVSAGDDVSVQVTLERDLEGGTEVGPVFAPRYPTTKEEGWWLVVGDTKSNQLLAIKRVTLQRKSSVKLNFSAPAEAGTRTYTLYFMCDSYLGCDQEYTLTLDVKAAMTKEDSERV, encoded by the coding sequence ATGGGCCATTTGGAAGCACAAGCAGTGTATGAATACGGAGCCAACTCACCTGAGTCTCTTTATGGGAAAATAGACCCCAAAACATTTGGTGATCGTGCTTACAAGGGTAGACCTGACAAGGCTGCTAGGAAGCGCGAACCACTACTTGTCTCTGATTGGCATAGACAAAGCAAGAAGAGACGGTTACTTGAAAGTGTTCTTACTTCAACTGAGGAAGAAGGTGTTTACCAGCCTAAAACCAAGCAAGCTAGGGCTGCTTATGAGGCCATGCTCAGCCTCATTCAGCAGCAACTTGGTGGCCAACCATTGAATATTGTTACTGCTGCAGCTGATGAGATATTGGCTGTCTTAAAAAATGACTACTTTACCAACTCTGATAAGAAGAAAGACCTGATTGACAACCTGTTAAATTCCGTATCAAATGAGGTGTTTGACCAGTTGGTGTCGATTGGGCGACTCATCACTGATTATCAAGGCGATGGCGATGGCGATGGCTATGCACCTCTGGATGATGATGTTGGTGTGGCTGTTCAGtttgaggagaatgaagaagaagaagaagagagtgaccttgatgatgaagaggatgagGACAATGATGTGCTGGATGCCGACTGTTCTGGTGCTATGCCTATCATTGCTGATTATGAGATGCGTGAGGCGGATGAGGGAATGTCCTTGAATGTTCAGGACGTAGATGCTTATTGGCTTCAAAGAAAGATCTCTCAAGCTTATGAGCACCAGATCGATCCGCAACAGAGCCAAAAGCTTGCTGAAGAGGTTCTCAAAACTCTTGCTGAAGGCGATGATCGTGAAGTAGAAACCAAGCTACTGTTGCATCTCCAATTTGATAAGTTCAGTCTCATCAAATATCTTCTGCGGAATCGGCTAAAGGTAGTATGGTGTACCCGTCTTGCACGGGCTGAAGACCAATCGAAAAGGAAGGAAATTGAACAAgagatgttgcggttggggccgGATCATGCCGCGGTACTAGAGCAGTTGTATGCTACTAGGGCTACTGCAAAAGAGAGGCAGCTGAATTTGGAGAAAAACATTAGGGAAGAGGCTCGGCATCTCAAAGATGGTGACAGAGATAATGATAATGCTTGGTTAATGGGGCAACGCCGGCTGCTTGATCTTGACAGCCTTGCATTTCATCATGGTAGAATGTCGATGGAAAATACAAAATGCGAGCTTCCAGTGGGGTCTTATAGGAATCATAGGAAGGGGTATGAGGAAGTTCACGTGCCAGCACTGAAGCCAAAGCCACTAGCCCCTGGAGAAGAGCTTGTGAAGATCTCCTCCATTCCAGTGTGGGCTCAACCAGCGTTCAGTGGGATGACCCAATTGAATAGGGTTCAGAGTAAAGTATATGAGGCTGCCCTCTTTTCCCCAGAGAACATCTTGCTCTGTGCTCCAACGGGTGCTGGGAAGACCAATGTAGCTATGCTCACTATACTTCAGCAAATCGCTCTAAACCACAACTTAGATGGATCATTCAACCACACCAATTATAAGATTGTGTATGTGGCACCTATTAAAGCCCTTGTTTCTGAAGTGGTTGGCAATCTCTCCAAGCGTTTGGAACATTACGGTGTCAAGGTGAAAGAGTTGAGCGGTGATCAAACATTAACTCGTCAACAGATTGAAGAGACTCAAATTATTGTGACTACCCCTGAGAAGTGGGATATTATAACTAGAAAGTCAGGTGATCGCACCTATATGCAGCTTGTTAAACTTGTTATTATTGATGAGATACATCTCCTGCATGACAATCGAGGTCCTGTCTTGGAGAGTATCATTGCAAGAACTATCAGACAGATTGAAATCACAAAAGAGCATATTCGGCTTGTTGGATTGTCAGCAACTCTTCCAAATTATCAGGATGTGGCTTTGTTTTTGCGAGTTGATCTGAATAAAGGACTCTTCCATTTTGACAATAGCTATAGACCTGTACCGTTGGCTCAACAGTATATTGGAATTACTGTTAAGAAGCCACTGCAGAGGTTCCAGTTGATGAATGATATTTGCTATGAGAAGGTGATTAATGTTGCAGGAAAGCATCAGGTGCTTATTTTTGTTCATTCTAGGAAGGAAACAACTAAAACAGCTCGAGCAATCCGGCATGCTGCACTTGGTAATGACACCCTTACTAAGTTTTTGAAGGAGGATGGTTTAACTCGGGAAATTTTACAGTCTCAAACTGAGCTTATCAAGAGCAATGATCTCAAAGATCTTTTACCATATGGTTTTGCAATTCACCATGCGGGTTTGGTCAGAACTGATCGGCAGCTTGTGGAGGAGCTTTTTGCTGATGGACATGTGCAAGTGTTGGTCTCAACTGCAACTTTAGCATGGGGTGTAAATTTACCTGCACATACTGTCATTATAAAAGGTACCAAGATTTACAATCCTGAAAAAGGAGCATGGACTGAACTCAGTCCTCTTGATGTTATGCAAATGCTTGGCCGTGCTGGAAGGCCTCAGTATGACACTTATGGTGAAGGAATCATCATAACTGGACACAGTGAACTGAAATATTATCTTTCTTTGATGAATGAACAGCTTCCTATTGAAAGTCAGTTTATATCCAAGTTGGCTGATCAATTGAATGCAGAGATTGTTCTTGGGACAGTACAGAATGTCAAAGAGGCATGCAAGTGGCTCCTATATACTTACCTCTATGTTCGCATGGTACAGAATCCCACACTTTATGGTCTAGCTGCGGATGCCCTCGAAACTGATTATGCTTTGGAGGGAAGGCGTGCTGACTTGGTTTATTCTGCTGCTACGTTGCTGGACAAGAGTAACTTGGTTAAGTACGATAAGAGAAGTGGATATTTCCAGATGACTGACCTGGGGCGCATTGCGAGCTATTATTACATAACTCATGGGACAATTTCCACGTACAATGAGCAATTGAAGCCCATCACGGGTGATATTGAACTTTGTAGGCTTTTCTCTCTTAGTGAGGAATTCAAATATGTAAAAGTCAGACAAGATGAGAAAATAGAATTGGCAAAGCTTCTAGATCGTGTCCCTATTCCGATAAAAGAGAGTCTTGAGGAGCCTAGCGCCAAGATCAATGTTCTACTGCAGGCGTATATTTCACGGCTGAAGCTTGAAGGGTTATCTCTGTCATCCGACATGGTTTATATATCTCAGAGTGCTGCACGTCTGATGCGAGCCCTTTTTGAGATTGTTCTGAAGAGAGGATGGGCTAAGTTAGCTGAGAAGGCCTTGAAATTGTGCAAAATGATAAGTAAGAGGATGTGGAGCGTACAGACACCACTCCGCCAATTCCACAGCATTTCAAATGAGATCTTGATGAAGTTGGAGAAGAAAGATCTTGCTTGGGAGCGTTATTACGATCTTTCATCACAAGAGTTGGGAGAGCTTATCCGGTTCCCGAAGAAGGGTAGAACGTTACACAAGTGTATTCATCAGTTCCCGAAGCTGAACCTCGCAGCACATGTTCAGCCAATTACCCGGTCAGTCTTGAGGGTAGAATTGACCATTACACCGGATTTCCAGTGGGAGGACGTGGTCCATGGTTTTGTAGAACCTTTCTGGGTGATTGTTGAAGACAATGATGGGGAATATATTCTTCATCATGAATGTTTCATGCTGAAGAAGCAGTATATTGATGAAGACCATACTTTGAACTTCACAGTCCCAATATATGAGCCATTGCCCCTTCAGTATTTCATTCGTGTTGTCTCTGACAGGTGGCTAGGGTCTGAGACTGTTTTGCCAGTCTCTTTCCTACACCTGACTTTGCCAGAAAAATATCTTCCTCCCACTGAGTTACTAGACTTACAACCTCTTCCAGTTACTGCATTGAGGCATCCAGCATATGAAGCACTTTATCAAGATTTTAAGCATTTCAATCCGGTTCAGACTCAGGTATTCACCATTTTGTACAATTCAAATGACAATGTCTTGGTTGCAGCTCCAACTGGTAGTGGGAAGACCATTTGCGCTGAATTTGCCATATTGAGGAATCATCAGAAAGGACCTGATAATATCAGTCGTACTGTGTATATAGCTCCACTAGAGGCTCTGGCCAAGGAGCGGTTCAGTGATTGGAAGAAGAAATTTGGAGACTCTCTGGGAATTAGAGTTGTTAAATTAACTGGGGAGACTGCCAAAGATCTGAAGCTGTTAGAGAAGGGTCAGTTAATTATCAGCACGCCTGAGAAATGGGATGCTTTATCTCGTCGCTGGAAACAGCGAAAGCATGTTCAGCAAGTCGGTCTTTTCATTATTGATGAATTGCACCTGATTGGTGGTCAAGGTGGCCCAATCCTGGAGGTGATTGTCTCTCGGATGAGATATATTTCAAGCCAGGTTGAGAACAAGATCCGCATCGTTGCTTTGTCAACTTCCCTAGCTAATGCCAAGGATTTGGGAGAATGGATTGGGGCTACATCTCATGGGCTCTTCAACTTTCCTTCTGGTGTTAGGCCCGTGCCACTGGATATACACATTCAAGGTGTTGATATTGCTAACTTTGAAGCTAGGATGCAAGCCATGACAAAACACACATATACTGCAATTGTCCAACATGCAAGGAAAGGAAAGCCTGCAATTGTGTACGTTCCCACGAGGAAGCATGCACGCCTGACTGCTGTTGATCTGATGAGTTATTCTAGTATGGACAGAGAAGACACACCCATGTTTCTGCTACGATCTGCAGAAGAGCTGGAGCCTTTTGTGGAGAGGATCAATGAACCTATGCTGAAAGAGACACTCAAGTATGGTGTGGGCTACTTGCATGACGGATTGAGCGGCAGTGATCAGGAAATAGTGAAGACGTTGTTTGAAACTGGATGGATTCAAGTATGTGTAATGGACAGTACAATGTGTTGGGGAGTACCACTATCTGCCCATTTGGTGGTGGTGACGGGAACACAGTACTATGATGGTAGGGAAAATATGCACACTGATTATCCAGTTACTGATTTGTTGAAGATGATGGGTCATGCGAGTCGACCTCTTGTAGATAGCTGTGGGAAGTGTGTCATCCTTTGCCATGCACCACGCAAGGACTACTACAAGAAGTTCTTGTATGATGCATTCCCAGTTGAAAGCCATCTGCAACACTATCTCCATGACAATTTGATTGCTGAGGTGATTGTGGGAGTTATTCAGAACAAGCAGGATGCGGTGGATTACCTAACATGGACCTTCATGTATAGAAGGCTGACACAGAATCCAAACTACTACAATCTGCAGGGTGTTAGTCACAGGCATCTGTCGGACCACCTCTCAGAGCTGGTGGAGAATGCTATCAGTGACTTGGAGGCAAGCAAATGCGTTGCTGTTGAGGATGACTTTTTGCTTTCACCTTTGAACCTTGGCATGATAGCGTCATACTATTATATCAGTTACACGACAATAGAGCGATTTAGCTCTTCCCTGACCTCCAAAACGAAGTTGAAGGGCTTACTGGAAATATTGGCTTCAGCGTCGGAGTATAAACGGTTGCCGATAAGACCAGGTGAAGAGGAGTTGACAAGAAGGTTGATTAATCACCAGCGTTTCTCCTTTAGGAATCCGAAATACACAGATCATCACACCAAGGCTAATGCTCTTTTACAAGCCCATTTTTCTAGGCAAGTGTTGGGTGGAAATCTTGCTTCTGACCAGCAACAGGTGCTTCTTTCTGCTATTAGGCTGCTTCAAGCAATGGTTGATGTTATTTCCAGAAACAAATGGCTTAGTCTAGCACTTCTAGCAATGGAGGTGAGCCAGATGGTGACACAGGGAACGTGGGCACATGACTCGATACTTCTTCAGGTTCCACACTTTACAAATGAATTGGCTAAGAAGTGCCAAGAAAATCCAGGAAAGAGTATAGAAACAGTGTTTGATTTAGTGGAGATGGAAGATGACGAGAGGCTTGAGCTCTTGCAAATGTCGGACTTACAGCTTATGGATGTTGCCCGGTTTTGTAATCGGTTTCCAAACATTGATTTGACATATGATGTGTTGAACCGTGATAATGTGAGTGCTGGAGACGATGTGAGTGTGCAGGTAACCCTTGAGCGAGATCTTGAGGGTGGAACAGAGGTTGGACCTGTTTTTGCACCTAGATATCCCACGACCAAGGAAGAAGGATGGTGGCTTGTTGTCGGCGATACAAAGAGCAACCAACTGCTGGCCATTAAGAGAGTTACCCTGCAAAGGAAGTCCAGTGTCAAGCTCAATTTTTCTGCACCTGCAGAAGCTGGAACGAGGACCTACACACTCTATTTCATGTGTGATTCTTATCTGGGTTGTGACCAGGAGTATACTCTTACACTTGATGTTAAAGCGGCAATGACTAAAGAGGACAGTGAAAGAGTCTGA
- the LOC142167326 gene encoding uncharacterized protein LOC142167326: protein MARDLDQMKCIKDEEGRALLDEALNRRRWQTYFHNILNEEGDMIIELGDLEHSESCRNFRYCRRIRVEEVEGAMRKTSKGREISPDEIPMEFWKSVGRAGLEWLTGFCNVIFRTNKMPEEWRWSTMVPLYMNKGDI, encoded by the coding sequence ATGGCCCGTGACCTGGACCAAATGAAGTGCATAAAGGACGAGGAAGGCAGAGCTTTGTTGGATGAGGCACTTAATCGACgaagatggcagacttacttccATAACATCTTGAACGAAGAGGGGGATATGATCATTGAACTAGGCGACTTAGAACACTCTGAGAGCTGTAGGAACTTTAGGTATTGTAGGCGTATAAGAGTCGAGGAGGttgagggggctatgcgtaagacgAGCAAGGGGAGAGAAATCAGTCCAGACGAGATCccaatggaattttggaagagcgTGGGTAGGGCtggcttggagtggctcactgggttctgtaatgtcatttttaggacgAACAAGATGCCCGAAGAATGGAGATGGAGTACGATGGTCCCGCTGTATATGAACAAGGGTGATATCTGA